In Betaproteobacteria bacterium, the following proteins share a genomic window:
- the rfbD gene encoding dTDP-4-dehydrorhamnose reductase — translation MRILLVGTSGQVGFELASTLAPLGEVHGFDFPALDLADPDSIVAACRAVRPSLIVNAAAYTAVDKAESEPALAQAINGTAPGILAEEAKRGDAVLVHYSTDYVFDGSRRTPYREDDAPAPLNEYGRSKLAGDRAIAQSGCKHLIFRTTWVYGPRGRNFLLTMLSLAQTREEIRVVGDQQGAPTTSLFLAQATARALSAIPKQGVISGIYNLSASGKTTWAGFARAIFDRAKSRPGFRAPRVVAIATSDYPTPARRPPYSVLSQRRFTAAFGFAPSSWQVQLDACFARMPGA, via the coding sequence ATGCGCATCCTGCTGGTCGGGACCAGCGGGCAGGTCGGCTTCGAACTCGCCAGCACCCTCGCCCCCCTGGGAGAGGTTCACGGTTTCGACTTTCCGGCCCTCGACCTTGCCGATCCCGACTCGATCGTTGCCGCCTGCCGCGCCGTGCGTCCTTCCCTGATCGTCAATGCGGCGGCCTACACCGCCGTGGACAAGGCCGAGTCGGAGCCGGCGCTGGCGCAGGCGATCAACGGTACTGCACCGGGAATTCTTGCCGAAGAGGCGAAGCGAGGTGATGCGGTGCTCGTGCACTATTCCACCGACTACGTCTTCGATGGCTCCCGGCGGACGCCCTACCGGGAAGACGATGCCCCGGCACCGCTGAACGAATACGGCAGGTCGAAGCTCGCGGGCGACAGGGCGATCGCCCAGAGCGGCTGCAAGCACCTCATTTTCCGGACGACCTGGGTGTACGGTCCGCGCGGCCGTAATTTCCTGCTCACCATGCTTTCGCTCGCGCAGACGCGCGAGGAGATCCGCGTCGTGGGAGACCAGCAGGGGGCGCCGACGACGAGCCTTTTCCTGGCGCAAGCCACGGCGCGCGCCCTTTCGGCGATCCCGAAGCAGGGCGTGATCTCGGGGATCTACAACCTGTCGGCGTCCGGCAAGACCACGTGGGCGGGTTTTGCACGGGCCATCTTCGACCGGGCGAAGTCGCGCCCCGGCTTCCGGGCGCCGCGGGTGGTGGCCATTGCGACCTCGGACTATCCCACGCCGGCGCGCCGGCCACCCTACTCGGTGCTTTCGCAGCGCAGGTTCACGGCCGCCTTCGGTTTCGCGCCCTCGTCGTGGCAGGTGCAGCTCGATGCCTGCTTCGCCCGGATGCCGGGCGCCTGA
- the rfbC gene encoding dTDP-4-dehydrorhamnose 3,5-epimerase, translating to MKTIPTEIADVLVLEPTVFGDDRGFFFESYNRRGFRAATGLDPEFVQDNHSKSARNVLRGLHYQVRQAQGKLVRVTAGEVFDVVVDLRRSSPTFGKSACVTLSAANRRLLWVPEGFAHGFLVTSDSAEFLYKTTDYYAPEHERSLLWNDPALGIRWPVEATPLLKANDANGTPLASAETFP from the coding sequence ATGAAGACGATCCCCACCGAGATTGCGGACGTGCTTGTCCTGGAGCCGACAGTCTTCGGCGACGATCGCGGCTTTTTTTTCGAGAGCTACAACCGCCGGGGCTTTCGCGCCGCGACCGGCCTCGACCCCGAGTTCGTGCAGGACAACCACTCGAAGTCGGCGCGAAACGTTCTTCGTGGACTGCACTACCAGGTCCGCCAGGCGCAGGGGAAACTCGTGCGCGTGACGGCTGGCGAGGTGTTCGACGTCGTGGTGGACTTGCGCCGATCGTCGCCCACTTTCGGCAAGTCCGCGTGCGTGACGCTCTCGGCCGCCAATCGCCGCCTGTTGTGGGTTCCCGAGGGCTTCGCGCACGGCTTCCTCGTGACCTCCGACTCCGCGGAGTTCCTCTACAAGACGACCGACTACTACGCGCCGGAGCACGAGCGCTCGCTGCTGTGGAACGACCCGGCGCTGGGCATCAGATGGCCGGTCGAGGCAACGCCGCTCCTCAAGGCCAACGATGCCAACGGGACGCCGCTCGCTTCCGCGGAGACCTTCCCGTGA